The sequence GTGAGGTGCCACATCCCCGGGCAACCCCGCTGAGTCTGGAGCTGCCCAGCTCGGCCTCACAGGGCACATGGAGCTCTAAGGCACTTGGGGTGCCCTCGGGGAGGCCAGGAggtgcaggggggctgggggagcctcCAGCACTGGGACCCAACAGTGTCGCCGACTTCTCAGGGGAGATGAACCCGGGGCCCAGCCGTCAGGGGGCAGTGAGGGTCAGGAAACCCCGCTAtgtgtcccccacatccctccTTGTCCTTTACGCTCCTTTCTGCCTAGCCTGTCCCTGTATCCTCCCTGCACTCCTGTGTTCACCTGTTCCCTTTGTGTatccccatcacccccaggaTCCCCATGTCATATCAACACCCCCAAGCCTCCAAAGCCCCCCATCCTCCTAACAGCCCCAGACTCTGCATGGTCCCCAAGTCCCCCCATTACCCCCTCTGACAACCCTAAGCCTCCACCCATCCTTTGCCGTGTCCTCCCATGCCCTTCACAAACTACTGCTCAACACCTCCTGGCCCCACCATCCCCACATGtcccccccaaaatcccagggcccctccagcccccaccccagcccccaccTGCAGGCTCTGGAGCAGGCCAGCCAGGGGGCTGGCGGTGCCCAGCAGGGAGCCCTGGCCCAGGCCCAGCGACAGTCCCAGGGGGGGCAGTGTGGGGGACAGCAGAGGCTGATTCTGGAGCAGGGGCCTCAGCCTGGAGTAGGTTGCCTTGGGGAAGGGATGAGGGAGAGACAGGTGCtgggcaccccctgccccctggCGTGCAGCAtgcccccggtgcccccctgggcacccagcacccctcGTGCAAGCAGTCCCTCCACCAATGCCCAGGGGTGCCCCCAAGGTGCCCAGTGCCCCACTCACCCAGCAGTGCGGCACCGAGCAGGGAGCTGCCCAGATGGGGCCCCAGCAGGTTGAGGTGCTCTGGGCTGCCCATGGGGCTGTTGGGGGCCCGGCTTTCCTCACACGGGGCCTCAGTAGTCGTGGGGGGAGTGCCAGTCAAGGTAGGTGCACAGAGGGGCTAGCAAGGCTGGACTGCCAGCAAGAGGGGCAAGTTGGAGGCACCCCCAAGACATGAGGCAGAGACATCCCCAGGCCTCGCCACCATGGCAAAAACAATCCGTTCTCCTCATCGTCCTCCCATGCCCCGGGGGCAAGCACCTTCCTgcaccctcctccccagggcaAAGACTCTGCTCTCCCGGGGGCATATAAATAtccccaccttcctccccaggggcagctACTCCTCCTCTACCCCAGTCAGAGTGCTAATACCTTCCACCACTCTCCTCCCTGCGACAAAGACCCTCCCTTGCCCTCATCCCAGGGGCAAATACCCCTTCCGCCAGTGCCTTGGGGATGATGTTCCCCTGCTACTGCACTGCAGGCAAATACGCTCCTTCCTCTTACCCACGGTTGAATACACACCCGACACTACACATCTGTGGGGGCAAGTCCCTCaaagacccccccccccagaggGAGGAAATAGCTTCACCCATTGCCCTCCTCCCTTAGTACGGTGGAAACTCCCCCTCAtcaccctcctccctgcaaGGGGCAAATAAACCCCCCCATCATTCTCCTCCCTACCCTGGGGCAACCCCCCTCACCGCGGGGCTGCCAGGGGCAGGCTCAGGGGGGGCCAGCccggcagccagcagcacagggtggAGGGCGAGTGAGGCAGGCAgcatggagaagagcagggGCTGGTCGGGCAGCACCGCGCAGCCCTCGGGGCTGGGCGCCAGTGCCTCAGGGCCCCCCTCCCCTGGCCCAGGGCACAGGGGCAGCAGGGTGGAGAGCAGAATCCCCGGCGAGGGCAGCAGGTCCAGGGCGAGCAGGGGGATGCCAAGGGGCAACAGTGGAAGTGGGAGCAGAGAGGCCGCCAGCAGAGAGGGCATGCTGGGCCCCTCAGGGTCCTCCCTGCAGGCTGGTAGGTTACCCCTGCTGGCCCAGGGCTACCAAGGGCAGTGTGCCCAGGAGGAGGCCTGGTGGTAGGGACCCCCCAGTGCCAGTACCTGCTCCTGCCCCTCAAAGGCTACAGGCTTGGTTGCAGGGGGCAGAGGGcagcccagcacccccccagcacccccctccccatcacTGCCAGCCCCTGGGGCCACAACACCTTTGGGACACCTGGAGAAGTTGCAGCACCTGCAGGGGACAGGTCAGAGCATGGGGCTGCCACAGCCACATCTGCTGCAGGCCCACGGACACAACCCACCACATCCTACCAGACCCACAGCCACATCTCGCCGACCACCAGAATGAACTCACAGACGGGTCCCACCACATCCCACGAGACCCATAGCCAcatcccaccacccccagcatGAACCTATGGCCACATCCCACCAGGTCCCACTACATCCCACGAGATCCATGATCACATCCTACGAGGTCCCACGCGCAGCACAGACCCACAGCCACATCCCACGGGGTCCCACTGCCTCCCACCTGGCCCCACAGCCACAAGGGGCTCCCAAGGGGCAGGAACCCCCCCCAGCACCACTGCTACAGCCACTCCAGGGAGGGGTCTGCTCCCGGCTGATCGAGGGACAcctgccacagccctgctccccaccagcTGCCCGGCCCCACAGGCAGTGCCCCACATACCTGGGCCACTGTTAGGGCCAGAGGCTTTTGACTGCAGGGATGTCCCTGAGGTGGGTTCAGAAGATGCTGCCAGCTGCCCAAAGAGGCCCAGGAGCTGCCCGCTGAAGTCCCAGCCAGTGGGCAGGAACCCGGTGCCAGAGCAGGGCGAGCTGTTGGTGGCAGGCAGGGGGCCCAGGGGGAGGCTGGGCCCCCTGAGGCCTCCCCCACCAGGGCAGCCCTGAGTACCCAGCAGGCTCAGCAGGGCTGTGAGAGGCTGCCCGGTCACTGGGGGGTGCATCCCTTTGGGCTCGGGGGGCACCCTGTGACCTGCTGGGTCCTGGGGGTTGGGGTGCCAGGGCCACCAGgcccccctgcccggggccTGCTCGCCCATGAGAGAGAGCAGCATGCTGGGGGAGAGCGGGCAGGGGGGTAAAGTGCTTGGGGTGGGTGTGGGGtcggggctgcccagctgggccTTGGCAGCCAAGCCCAGCAGGCTGCTGGCGGGGAAGAGGGTGCTCGCTGGCAGCAGGCCCAAAAAGCCCCTGCCCTTGGGGACAGCATCTAAGGGCACTGGCGGGTTATTGCTGCTTTGGCTGGTTAAGGCATCGCTGACAGGAGAATCGACCTTGCCTGCCTGGGGGGCACTGGTGGTGGCCAGCaggcacggccccggcccccctgGCTCTGGGCTTTCTCCAGTCACCCCCTGCGacagggctgcccagctgctAGTCCTGTCTGTGGTGCACTGGCTCCAGGTGCCCTCAGCAAGGGGCACCaaaggggatgtgggggtggtCGCCACATCTGGCAGGGACAAGTGGAGGCCAAAGCAGGGGCTGGCAGGTGGGCGGCTCTTGGGGCTTCTGTTAGCCCCAGGGATGATGTCGTGGGGCTGCAGAAACGGTGGGGCGATAAGCCAGGTCCCCGTAAGGGCAGATCTGGCCTCCAGGGTCTTTGCCCCCAGAGGGACCCTACAGaagctgctgggcaggaggatGTTGGTGCTGGGAGCCACAGCCAGGTGCCCCACTGCTGAGAACAGCAGGCTCAGGCCAGGACCTGCAGGGAACCACGGTGACATGAGGGTCAAGTGGGCACCAGCAGGGCCTGGGCACCCCTACCCCTAAACTAGGATGGATTGGGAAGGCAGGGGACAGGAAAGACTGGGAGGTCAGGATGTGACAGAGAAGATGGGGGAGTCCTGGGAAACATGGAGAAACCAGGAGGGCAGCAAGGGGACTGGGATGGGTGGCAAGTACCCAGGACGTacaagggagagaggaaggatctGGGACTGGACAGGCATTACCAGGAGATGTATGAGGTGACATTGACAAGGTGGGTACACCAGCAGGAGCTTAGGGGAGGACGGGCCAGGGACTAGCGTGGACAGGGGACCCTGGTACCTGTGCCTGGGTGGCAGGGGCCCGGGGCGTCCTCCATGCTGTGGTACAGTGTGGCCATAGCCGCTGTTTTCCAGTGGTGATTGCAGAGTTTGGTCATGTCCTGCTGGCTCTgggccccagggacccctcgcccagccaccaccacccccgTGTCAAAGTTAAACacctgcagggacagggcaggcTGAGAGTAGCGACTGGCAACCCCACAGGGCCCCCCAGACCCACCCAGCACAGGACAGCTGCATACCCGCCTCCTGGAGCCAGGGTAATCCCTTGCAGCCCCCCGTGTCCAGGGAGAGCCCCCAGTGTAgtcccccccagctgcccctccCTGTCCCACACCTGACAACCTCCCCCGCCCCCACACCTTGTGCATGTTGACTGGACACTCAAGGCCACACTTGCAGGTCCCGTCAGCCAGGAGGTAGGTGCAAGTCCGCTCCAGTGAGGTCAAGGCAGTGCCGCTGGGGCTAGGGGGCACAGGATGTGAGTGGGGGCCagggaggggagtgggggggggATCGGGGGCTGCTCCTACCTGATGTAGCACATGGAGCCCTCCTCCACCTTGTGCTCCCAGCCCGCAGGCATGGGCCCAGCTGATGGGCATGCAGGTCAGTCTGTTCTGGTGCAGTCATCACTACTGCTCATTGTGCCCCGTTGTGACACAAACACCTGCGGTGGGCACTAGTGGGGCAGTCACGCTGGGAGCAgcgggagagggggaaaagcaaACGGGACAACAGGACTCAGCAGGACCGAGGGTGCCAGGGCACTGGGGAAGGAGTGGGGGGGCCCAGGGGTGTTCAGAGCCAtaaggcagaagcagcaggagtcCTCGGGGGGCACCCAGGGCCCACGGGGCACGACCACAGGGGTCTGAAGGTgcccagggaagcagagcaggaccaggggcagcagctgccccccctcccctttgtCAGCCTTCCCCCCACACCAGCCCCCCTGTCCTGTTAATCCTGGtgtctggggcaggagggaagaacAGTGACCTATAAAACACCATCGAGGAACCGCAGCTAAAAggcaaacagctgctgctggccctaATCCCCAGTGGAGGGGGGGCCGGCGGTGCACCTCTCACCTCCTTATCCCTGCGAACATCTCGGCGCCAAGCCCGCGGCCGGTGGGCTTGCGGCGCCCGCGGTCGGTGCCCCGGCGGTGCCGTGCAGGTCTCTGCGCGacagagaggctcagcccaggctttggggaaggggcagcaccCACCCAGGGCCCTacagccggggggggggggggggcgggatcACCGCACGCCCCAAGCCCCATCCTGCCAGCAAGATGGGGGCCACATCCCCCCAGCGCCTGcgatgggggaggggggtgcaaAGGGCCTGGCACAGAAAGGGAGCGCCGCGCCCCCCTGCGCCGGGGCGGGGTGGGCCATGAGCCTCGCGCCAGCCATGGCAGGCTGTGGggggcgccccccgcccgccgggtGGGCACTGCCAGGGCGGCCCGTGCGCAGGGGCTGGGGCGCCCACGCGGGTGCGTGTCCTGGGGGACGGACTGGGCCGCcctgcggggacggggggggggcaACAGGACAGGGCACCCCAGCCCGCACGCCCCCACCCACCTGCATTCatggcggcggccggcggggcggggcggggctgggcgcGGCGGCACCGGGCACCTGATTCCCGCTCCGGCCCAGCGCGGCCCCACCAGGAAGAGGCGGGGCAGCGCGCGCACCGCCCCCGCGCCTGCgcacggcggcggggggccTGATCCCGGCGTGCCTCGCGCCGGGAAGCATTAGGAGTGTCCCGGGGATGCGCTGGGAAGTGCTGGGCACGCACCGGGGCTGCGCTGCCTGTGCCCTGGGAAGCACCGGGGCTCTGGCCCGGGGCCTCCGTacggggccgggggccgcacCGGGCCCCTGGGGTTCCCCGGGGCTGTACGAGGCCGCTGCCGCTcgccccagccctcccccgCAGCGGCGCTGCGGGCTCTTtaaggcggggcggggccggtTTCCAGCCATTGCATCATCCGCCCGCGTGACTCACCCCAGGGCGCGCGgcccgccggggccgctccTGCCCGGTGGGCGGTGGCGCGCACCTCCCCCCACACACTCCCATTGGCTCACGCCGCCCCATGCGTCACGGCGCGATGGCCGCTGGTTGGCTGTAGCCGGCTCGAGCGTTGCGTCACGCGGGGACCCTTAAAAGGGGCGCGCGGGGCGGCGCagcgggagcggagcggagcagTGCGGGACGATGCGGACGAGGATGAGTGGGGGGCAGCGCTCGGGCCGGAGCTGCGAGGAGCCGGGGCCGCCCAGGAAGGTGCGCCGAGTAGCCGGTCCCGAgtgcggccggggcgggggaggagaCAAAGACGTTCCGTCCGGTTCTGAGCGGGACGCCGGAGCTCCCGGGGAGCGGGGTGCCCGCAGGCTGCCCTCGCGGGAGGGTGGCCCTCGGggcgcccccccgccccagcgcGGGGCAGGTGGGGCGTCTGCGGATAGTACGttgcgccccccccccccaagctggCGGTATCCCCGGGAGTGGGGTGGGAGCTCCGAGTCCGTGGGGAACTCTCCACCCGCAGCGCGGTGGTGGTGGGGGCAAAGTCTGACCCTGTCCCTCTTCATTCGCAGGCATCCAGAAGAAAGTGCGTCCTTGTCGACCACCACACCTGAGAACAGGTaaggagggcggcggcggctccccgcGGCTGCCGGGACCGGCCCCCCGCAGGGAGCAATGCCCTGGAGCTGAGGGTCCTGGCCTGACTCATCCCCTTTTCTCACCACCCCCCACAGCCCCGCACTGGCCCGGAGGTGACAATGGCAGCTgaggggctgcctgcaggggGACCCACCGGTGCCCTGCCCGGCTGGGAGCTGGAAGCCTGGTACCAGGACCTGCaggaggtgctggcagcagcagagcccagtgggccctccctcccctggggGGCTGAGCAGGTGAGCTGAGGGGCCAGCAACACCCTTGGTGGGTGGAACAGGGCAGGGGGCACCTGTTACCTGGGGCTggctcctcctctctccctgcaggcagagctggctccaCTGTGGGGCACGGAGGGGGCTGGCAGTGGTCCAGAGGGCTCTGAGCTGgatgctgccctggctgctgagctgctggagctgctggggccAGAGAGCACAGATGGCACAGAGCCAGCAGGACCACCGGGCTCAGCCTCCAGCAAGAGCTCCCCACCCCAGCTGGGCACAAAGGAGGATGAGGCAGGGACAGCTGGAGGGCGTGGAGTCAAGAGGAAGAGGTGCAGTGGCATGGCAGCAAGCAGGGAGCTGGCCAAGCACCGGGAGCGGGCCAACGAGCAGCGGGTGTTGGAGCTGACAGCCCACAACGAGCAGCTCCGGGAAGAGATCCAGCAGCTCAGTGCAGAGGTGGAGCGCACACGGGCAGCCCTCATTGACCGCATTGTGAACCTGCACCAGGCTTAGGCACCaatgctgccctgcagccagtgGGGCAAGGACTCTGCTGCCCCTGCGGACCTGGGGGCAGCCATGAACTGGAGGGGCACTGCCCTGCTGGCACAGACTGATGCTGTGGGGAGGGTACTACTTCCATACACGACTGTAtagtttttttgcattttattacacATATATAaccaccagcacagcccagtcTGGTCTCTGGGTAGTACtagggctgctccccagcacagaggaGCCAGGTGCTACTTCTTCCGCTTCCCCTTGGGCACAGGGACTTCAGGGCTTTTGCCCTCAGCTAGTGccagctgcttcttcagctccagcagcttGGCCACCTCTGTGTCAACCTGGGCCTtctctgccttgttggccttcaGCTGCCGTACATGGTtgccctggggcaggcaggggggtgATAAGGGCTTGGGGATGGTAAGGGCAAGATGgggccagcccccccccccccccactcacCTGCTTGGCCACCTCTTCTTTCAGCTCCTGGATCAGCTGGGGGTCACCTGAAGCCGTGAGGGTCAGTGGGGCTGGAGTGGGTTCTGAGGCTGCAGGGGTCTGTTTGGCCTGTGGAAGGGCAGAAATAGGTCTAAGCCCTGGTCCCAGCCCCCAGGGGAAgagctctgcccctgcccacccgcATGCCCTCATGCTGGAGAGGGGTGGGttgctgcagcatccctgagGCAGCACCAGGGAGTCACCTGGGGCTCTACAGCAAGGTCTTcaggctgggaaaggagagacAGCAAGtgaggaggaacagaaagcagaggTGGAGAGGCTAGGAGGTGCCTGAGGTGGAGCTGTGGGGGCATTGCAGCCCCCACTCACCTGCCCTCCCCCAAAGTGCTTGCGCAGGGCTTCAACCTGGTCATTCTCCAGCTTCTGGAAAAGGGGGCTTACCTGGAACCAGGAAAAAGAGGGGTCATCCCTGCAGGGCCAGCACCCCTTATCCCACCCATGCACTGCCCTgaggggcacagcctgccttcccccccaccACCTACGGTGCCCACGCGATGCCCAGGGGGCAAGGTGCAGGTGAAGTCGTGACTCAGGACGAAGCAGTGTGCGGGGATGCAGAGCTGCCCCTGGATGGCCAAGCTGACGCTGGGCATGTAGGGCTGTAACAGGACGGCCAGCATGGAAGCCATGTTCACTGCCACGCCAGTCACCGTGCCTGCGCGCTGCCTGCAGGGCAGGAAACTCTCCATCAATGCCAGCTCCCAGCCTTGCCCCCTGCCCATCCCCCCATTTCTCCCATTTCTCCCTACCTGTCCTTTTCATTCCCCTTGATCCGCTTCCAGGGCTCGTTCACCTGGATGTACTGATTACCATGGCGAGAAATGCTAAGGATACATCTCAGGGCATCGCGGATGCTGGGGGGTCAGAGCGGGGCTGAGCGCCTGCTGTAGGTCAGGTCTTTGCCCTCCCACTCTCACAactcagccctgctccagccccagggtTTCAGCTACCCACCGGACTTTCTCCAGCAGCTGGTGGTACTGGCGCAGCTCCAGGGTGACACGGGCCAAGAGCCGCTTGTCATCTGGTGTCAGGACCATGTTGGGGACGGTGCCACCAAAGAACTTGCATACGAACATGCCAGCTCTAGGGACAGAGGTGGAGCAGGCATGAGTATAGCTTGGGGACAGAGACAGCCCCTGCCACTGCCAGGGTGTCCCAGAACCTGTTGATGAAGTTGCCCAGGTTGTTCAGCAGCTCCGAGTTGTTCTTGAGCATGAGGTCGCTCCAGGAGAAGGCACTGTCCTGCCCTTCGGGCCGCAGGTACAGCAGGTAGAAGCGCCAGATGTCCGCAGGGATGCCTGTGTCCTTGGCCATGTCCCCAAACACTCCCACACCCCGGCTCTTGGAAAACTTCCCGTCCTCATAGTTCAGGTACTCTGGGAAGGGCAGGACACTCCACCATGGGGCCCAAGCATGGATCTCGCCCTCTCCCAGGCAGGGAACAGCCCCACAACACAGGGAGACACTGTCAAAGTGCTCATAGGCTCACGCTGAGCTCAAAGGGGCTTCCAAGTCAAGGAGGGCAAATGCAGCTTTGTGCCCACGTGGGACAGACTGGACTGTTCCCAGTACTGAGGGAGAGTGGGGAAGTGTGGAGACCCCCTGACCCCTAGTGACCCCCCAGTACCTGTAGCGATGAGGTGGTTCACCAGGGTGTAGTTGTCATCAGCACCCAGGAGCGAGCAGGGGAATATGACGCTGTGGAATGGGACGTTGTCCTTGGCCATGAAGTTGTAGAGCTCAACCTGACAGGTAGCGGGGGGAGACATCAGTGGACCCTGGCATCcagctctctccctgcctccaccctgcagcagcaccaggctcCTACCTGCTGTGGGTTCTTCCACCACCTCTCCCACTGGTCGGTGTAGTTAGCCGTAATGGACAAGTAGCCAATGGGAGCATCAAACCACACATAAAAAACCTGGGGGGAGAGTGATACATGAGCAGGGGACTCCCAGGCAGGGCACCTGGGGACAGACGCTGCAACCGAGAGGCCAGGTGGGACCCACCTTGTCGCGGAAGCCATCAAGGGGCACAGGCGTGCCCCACTTCAGGTCACGGGTGATACAGCGGGGTTTGAGCCCATCCCGGATCCAGGAGCGAGTGATGTAGCGAGCGTTCGCCGTCCAGTCCCCTGTGGCCCAAGACTGCTCCAGCCAGGGCTCCAGCCGCTCCTCCAGCTGTGGGGGAACACATGGGAATGGTCAGTGGTATCAGGGGGTGCTGCATCCCCTCCCCACTCCACCAGGGATGAAGCTCACCTTGGGTAGATCCAGGAAGAGGTGCTGGGTGGGTTTCACCACAGGGATGCCCCTACAGAGCTTGCACTGTGGATTCtgtcaggaggaaaaacatggGTTAGAGGGAGCCCAGGACAAGGCTGAGGGTCccaggtggggggggggagggtgttggggggtggggtggtcCCCAGAGGGATCCTGTCCCACCTTCAGCTCTACAGCATTGATGAGTTTGCCACATTTGTCACACTGGTCCCCTCGGGCCTCCTCGTAGCTGCAGAAGGGGCAGGTGCCCTCCACAAAGCGGTCGGCCAGGAACCGCTGGCAGTCCTCACATCGCAGCTGCTCCACAGTGTCTTGCAGCAGGAAACCACGGTCCAGCAGGCGCTGAAAGATGTCCTGGGCAATCCtgggacaggagaggaagaggaggggggcAGCTCCCATCAGCCAGGGAACCCTGAAGAGCCACAGAGCACCCTCAGCCAGGCATGCTGGTGTTCCCCCCAACACCAGTCCCTCCATGTGAGCCCTTGGGGGACGCAGCTGCTCACGTGGTCTGGTACGGCGTGGTAGTGCGGCCAAAGTAGTCGAAGGAGATGTCAAACCAGCGGTAGATGTCAGCATGGATGGCATTGTACTTGTTGCAGATCTCCTGGGGCGTCAGCCCCTCTTCCACTGCCTTGGTCTCAGTGGCTGTGCCATACTCATCCGTGCCGCACACGTACAGCGTGTTCCAGTTCCGCAGGCGGCAGTACCTGCAGGCAGGGGCCTGTGACACCCATGCAGGTGTTGGGTGCAGTACAGCCCCCCACAATGAtccccaggccccagggagctTTCCTGCAGCCAGGTCTCACCTGGCAAAGGTGTCAGCACTGAGGACGCAGCCAATGATGTTGCCGAGGTGGGGCACGTTGTTCACGTAGGGTAGAGCACTGGTGATCAGGACATTCCTCATGCCCTCCACGGGCAGCCTAGCATGGACAGGGGCAGTCAGAGCAGGCACAAAGAGCAACAGGGCCACCCCACCCCAGAACAATGTGGCATCAGCATGGGAGCCCCTGCCAGGCCCCTCGGAGGTCTGGGACAGCCAGCCCTCAGGTCATCTTGGGACTCACACAGGTTTCTGAGGCTGCCAGGGCTTGGGTAGTGCCGCAGCACCACAGGCCCAGGCGTCCGCAGCAGCTGTGATTTCCTCCTCTGTCAGGGCACGCTCAGAaccttcttcctcctgcaggGAAGGCGGGTCCCAGTGAGGGTCTGTGTGCCTGTCACCACCAGCCCCACGGGGGCCCATCCCTgggccagggctgagcaggggacagggctgcaCCTCGGGCTCATTACTGGTGGCTCTCTCCATGGCCAGGCAGGGTGGAGGCTGCTTCTGCAGGTAGGACTTGAACTCCAGCAGCGCCTTGGGCATCAGAACGGAGTCggcagctttcctgcaggcCTCCGAGAGCGTCATGCTCTGGAACCAGGTCCTCAGTGCCTGCATCTCACCTTggtgggggggagagagagcGCAGCATGATTCTTACAGCCACAGGAACACAAGGAATGCTCCCACTCGGCACCCCTATTTCACTCTTACTTGGCAGGCTGGTCTCATCCTGGAGGACAGGGAACAAGGTACCCCACACAACCACATCAGCCACTGACTTGGTGTCCTGGGCCAGAGAAGCAGAGTCAGGCCTTGAGGCAGCCCCAAGCCAGGCTCAGGGCTCTGcctcagggcaggcagcagcgagctcaGCTCTCCAGCGAGAAAGGCCCGCTCCCTCCCCAGTGGTCTCCCCCAGGAAGCCGGGCTCCCTCCACCCCGTGGTCCCACTCACCCCAGCGAGGTAGGCAGTGCCTCTCCTGGACAAGTTCTGCTCTATGTGGGCCAGCAGCTTCCCCAGGGCCTCCACTGCCTCCAGCCCCTTCTTGCCGTGCACCAGCTGAGCATACAGGGCAGCTGAGGCAGCCGGCTGGGAGCAGACAGGGACAGAAGGGGTCAGGTAGGCCAGTCTcggtggcagagcaggggggaaGCCGCCATACCCCTGGGGCACCCACCTGCAGCTCAGTGGCCTCCCACTCCAGCCACTGGTTGGTGAGGTCGGTGGGCTCCTCCCCGCGGGCCAGGAAGAAGAACCTGGGGGGGTTTGAGGAGGCGGGGAGCTGGAGGctgcggggccgcgccgcccccccacccccgcctcAGTACTCGGTACTCACTGGCAGATGGCGTTGGGGGAGAAGAGGACGGTGCCGCTGTCCAGCTCCAGGGCGGGCACCCACGGGGGGCTCAGCTGGGCGAGGGGCCGCTCTGCAGGGGGGAGCAGGCCCGGCGGGCCCTGCCGAGGGGCGGGGGTCACCGGGGTCGGTGCTAGCGGGTCCCtcccggggaggggagcagccACCGCCGCGGCGGTCTCACCTAAGGGGCCGCCCCAGACGAGCCGCACTGGgacggcggcggccccggcagccgccaGCACCTtcagcgcggcggggccgcccgccgccacccGCAGCCGCATCGTCGCGCGCTGATGCAACGGGGCCGCGCGCGGGGCACGCCGGGACCGGGCGACGGCCGCCGCACTACAGCCCCCATAGTGCCCCGCGCGGCGACGGCCGCCCCCCCCCAACTCTCGCGAGAGCGCCGGCCGCGCGGTCGCCATGGCGACACGGGAGCCGGCCCGCCGGGGTTGCCATGGCCACCGGGCGGGGCCGCCACCGCCCGCAGCATCCTCCGCTCCCGCCGCGGAATGGGGCCGTGGTGTCACGGGACGGTGCCGAAGCTGCCCGCAGCACAGCGCTCCACGTCACACGATCCCCCTCACGACTGCCCTGTGTCGTGCCCCCCCGCCCTCGGACGCGGACCCAGAGGCGGACCGGGGcgcccccccttccctccccgcgCTGCctcccggggccgcgggcgggaACCCGGGCGTCCTGGCCTCCGGTCCCGGAACACCCCGAACTccgcccgcccgcagccccccgcccccccgcgggACCCCGGCGCCCGAGTGCCCGCTCCCACTTTCCCACCGGGACGCTCTCCCTTCCCGCCCCGGGAGCCGGGAGGACCCCGCCGctccccgtcccgccccgcAGCGGGACGAGGACCCAGGCGTCCCGTCTCGTCTTGTCACATGGCCCGGGGAGGTGTCCCCGCTGCTGCCGCTACAGGCGGGCCTGACCTGCCTCCCCCGCAGGACCAGGTGGGTGGGAGACACCGTGGGGTCCCGCCGGGGGGATCGCTTGCCCGGACCGGGGGTCCGTGCAGGCACAGCCTGGCGAGCCGCGAGCggcatcccccagcccccccggccggttccccgagccccccgccccggtgcccCAGGAACCGGTGGGGCAGAAAGAGCAAAGGGAAGCAGGAGCGGGTGTTGGGAACGGAGTGGGACACAACCGGGTGGGTGTCCTCCCC comes from Ciconia boyciana chromosome 27, ASM3463844v1, whole genome shotgun sequence and encodes:
- the MARS1 gene encoding methionine--tRNA ligase, cytoplasmic isoform X6; protein product: MRLRVAAGGPAALKVLAAAGAAAVPVRLVWGGPLGETAAAVAAPLPGRDPLAPTPVTPAPRQGPPGLLPPAERPLAQLSPPWVPALELDSGTVLFSPNAICQFFFLARGEEPTDLTNQWLEWEATELQDTKSVADVVVWGTLFPVLQDETSLPSEMQALRTWFQSMTLSEACRKAADSVLMPKALLEFKSYLQKQPPPCLAMERATSNEPEEEEGSERALTEEEITAAADAWACGAAALPKPWQPQKPVLPVEGMRNVLITSALPYVNNVPHLGNIIGCVLSADTFARYCRLRNWNTLYVCGTDEYGTATETKAVEEGLTPQEICNKYNAIHADIYRWFDISFDYFGRTTTPYQTTIAQDIFQRLLDRGFLLQDTVEQLRCEDCQRFLADRFVEGTCPFCSYEEARGDQCDKCGKLINAVELKNPQCKLCRGIPVVKPTQHLFLDLPKLEERLEPWLEQSWATGDWTANARYITRSWIRDGLKPRCITRDLKWGTPVPLDGFRDKVFYVWFDAPIGYLSITANYTDQWERWWKNPQQVELYNFMAKDNVPFHSVIFPCSLLGADDNYTLVNHLIATEYLNYEDGKFSKSRGVGVFGDMAKDTGIPADIWRFYLLYLRPEGQDSAFSWSDLMLKNNSELLNNLGNFINRAGMFVCKFFGGTVPNMVLTPDDKRLLARVTLELRQYHQLLEKVRIRDALRCILSISRHGNQYIQVNEPWKRIKGNEKDRQRAGTVTGVAVNMASMLAVLLQPYMPSVSLAIQGQLCIPAHCFVLSHDFTCTLPPGHRVGTVSPLFQKLENDQVEALRKHFGGGQPEDLAVEPQAKQTPAASEPTPAPLTLTASGDPQLIQELKEEVAKQPLSPPCLPQGNHVRQLKANKAEKAQVDTEVAKLLELKKQLALAEGKSPEVPVPKGKRKK
- the MARS1 gene encoding methionine--tRNA ligase, cytoplasmic isoform X4 produces the protein MRLRVAAGGPAALKVLAAAGAAAVPVRLVWGGPLGETAAAVAAPLPGRDPLAPTPVTPAPRQGPPGLLPPAERPLAQLSPPWVPALELDSGTVLFSPNAICQFFFLARGEEPTDLTNQWLEWEATELQLVHGKKGLEAVEALGKLLAHIEQNLSRRGTAYLAGDTKSVADVVVWGTLFPVLQDETSLPSEMQALRTWFQSMTLSEACRKAADSVLMPKALLEFKSYLQKQPPPCLAMERATSNEPEEEEGSERALTEEEITAAADAWACGAAALPKPWQPQKPVLPVEGMRNVLITSALPYVNNVPHLGNIIGCVLSADTFARYCRLRNWNTLYVCGTDEYGTATETKAVEEGLTPQEICNKYNAIHADIYRWFDISFDYFGRTTTPYQTTIAQDIFQRLLDRGFLLQDTVEQLRCEDCQRFLADRFVEGTCPFCSYEEARGDQCDKCGKLINAVELKNPQCKLCRGIPVVKPTQHLFLDLPKLEERLEPWLEQSWATGDWTANARYITRSWIRDGLKPRCITRDLKWGTPVPLDGFRDKVFYVWFDAPIGYLSITANYTDQWERWWKNPQQVELYNFMAKDNVPFHSVIFPCSLLGADDNYTLVNHLIATEYLNYEDGKFSKSRGVGVFGDMAKDTGIPADIWRFYLLYLRPEGQDSAFSWSDLMLKNNSELLNNLGNFINRAGMFVCKFFGGTVPNMVLTPDDKRLLARVTLELRQYHQLLEKVRIRDALRCILSISRHGNQYIQVNEPWKRIKGNEKDRQRAGTVTGVAVNMASMLAVLLQPYMPSVSLAIQGQLCIPAHCFVLSHDFTCTLPPGHRVGTVSPLFQKLENDQVEALRKHFGGGQPEDLAVEPQAKQTPAASEPTPAPLTLTASGDPQLIQELKEEVAKQPLSPPCLPQGNHVRQLKANKAEKAQVDTEVAKLLELKKQLALAEGKSPEVPVPKGKRKK